In Papaver somniferum cultivar HN1 chromosome 1, ASM357369v1, whole genome shotgun sequence, a genomic segment contains:
- the LOC113334657 gene encoding uncharacterized protein LOC113334657, with product MPNVEVGNNGPDGDSLGNLGDVDDEASIPAPQGHEVIVVDAVEVAETPIVPETVEPEPRMAETASSEVAPMIVDAAPVIEKRIIVHEYPNAGIAFYPPFGETLPNHTLVGGFSVPSGYVAMYEKLWEMYGHFVVTKDPEHSYFLTRQVEIILRVIDDIHNRSRSTVTRDVLFDWEYNLKNYERLGFNLKWLRQKINTIKDAVVENIPYISEAVMKKMIEVVELIKKLELEKAALHVLENAEKQKSFFDGFL from the coding sequence atgccaaatgtcgaagttgggaataatggaccTGATGGTGACAGTTTGGGCAATCTtggtgatgttgatgatgaagccTCCATCCCTGCGCCTCAAGGTCATGAAGTGATAGTTGTCGATGCCGTAGAGGTGgcagaaactccaattgtgcctgaGACAGTGGAACCCGAACCAAGAATGGCAGAAACTGCTTCATCTGAAGTCGCCCCCATGATTGTTGATGCTGCTCCAGTGATTGAGAAGCGTATAATAGTGCATGAATATCCTAATGCAGGGATTGCTTTTTATCCTCCATTCGGTGAGACGCTCCCAAATCACAcgttagttggtggattcagtgtCCCCTCTGGGTACGTTgctatgtatgagaagttgtgggaGATGTATGGCCactttgttgttacgaaggatccAGAGCATAGCTATTTCTTGACAAGGCAAGTAGAGatcatattgcgtgttatagatgataTTCATAACAGGTCCAGAAGTACTGtgactcgagatgtactctttgattgggagtacaacttgaagaattatgagagacttggctttaacttgaagtggcttcgtcagaagatcaataccatcaaggatgcagtagtggaGAACATCCCTTATATTAGTGAAgctgtgatgaagaagatgattgaaGTTGTAGAATTGAtcaaaaagctggagttggagaaagcggctCTACatgtcttggagaatgctgagaagcaaaAATCATTCTTTGacggctttctttag